The genomic interval TCTTTTCTAAGATTGCACGGAGTAAATTTCGATTATACGGTTGCTTCTTGATGGTATGCGAAAAGAATAGGAACTTTTTCTGTGGAATTAAATCTGAAATATTCACTTCCTTCACTCCCATGATTATATCGCAATCCGACAAATCCTTCACCACTTCAATTCCTTCTGCACTGTATTCTTCATCCTTGAAAGCACGAACTTCGCTTTCTTGCACAAAAACTTTAACCTGAGGAAACTTCATCTCAACCAACTTACACTGCTTTGGCGTGAGTGGAACTCGCTTATCAGGAGGTGTTTTTCCTTCTCTGATGATGCCTAATTTCACTTGATTCATGTTTCTTTATTTAATATTCTTTTAATGGTTCTGAAAGTAGAAAATTATCAATAAATTCTCTTACAACTCCAGCTCCACCATTTTTTGTTAATACAATATCTACTTCCTTTTTCACTTCTTGAACTGCATCTTTGGGACAAGCGCTCAATCCTATTTCACGCATGATTGATAAGTCATTAATATCGTCGCCAATCATTGCTACTTGGCTCAAAGAAATGGATAATTCTTCACACCATTGTCTTAGAATCGTTATTTTCTGATCCCGACCAACATAAACATGTTTGATATTTAGGACTTCAGCTCTATTCAAAACCATTTTATCCGTAAATGCAGATGAAATAATTGCACATAACAATCCTTTTTCCTGAGCTTTCATGATACCCATTCCATCTTTGGCATTGTATTTTTTCATCTGATCACCAGATTCTGCAAAATACATCCCAGCATCCGTCATAACACCATCAACATCCAAAATCAATAATTTGATTTTTTCGATTTTCGATTTTAAATGATCAAAGACAAACAATGGTTTGAACAACAAAGAATAGAAATCCACTTCATATTCTTCAGCAACAGCCTCCAAATCTAGAATAGACAATTCAGTGACCCCATCGACATCAAAATCTTTCAGCATTTCATAAAAATCAACGCCGAACTTGGCACAAAGGCCTTTTATATTTTGCTCTAAAAACAAGATTACACCATTTTATAGCCAACGCTTGAAGCAATTGGACTGAGAGTTTGTAATAATTGCTTGAATTCTTCGTGATTCAACTGCTGAGAAGCATCAGACTTAGCAACTTTAGGATTTGGGTGAACTTCCACCAACAATCCATTTACCCCTAAAGCGATACAAGCTCGTGACAATCCAGCCACACCGTAAGCATAACCCATTGCATGGCTTGGATCCAAAATCACGGGAAGATTCGTGTAATGTTTCAACCATTCTACTCCACACAAATCCAAGGTAAATCGCGTTCCAGTTTCAAACGTTCTGATTCCTCTTTCACATAGAACTACATTTTCATTTCCGCCTGAAAGCACAAATTCAGCCGCCTGAACAAACTCTTGTAAAGTGGATCCAAAACCTCGTTTAATTAAAACGGTTTTTTGAGTTTTCGAACAAGCACGTAAAATTCCTTGATCGTACATTGCTTTTGCTCCAACCTGGATCACATCTGCGTGTTCAATAATTTCATCAATATGTGTTGCATCTCTCGCTTCCGTAACCACTGAAAAACCGTATTCTTCACGCATTTTCGAAAGCAATTTTAATCCTTCCAATCCCAATCCTTGGAAACTATACGGACTTGTCCTTGGCTTGTAACAACCTCCACGAAGCGATGTCAAGCCTAAAGACTTCAATAATTCAGAAGATTCTCTGATTTGCTCTTCAGATTCAACAGAACATGGTCCAGAAATTACAATGGTATTTCCAGATTTTCCACCTACGGTTACATTACCAATCTTTACTTCTCTCGTTTCTGAACGGTAATCCCGAGATGCCAATTGCATATCGTTTGGAAATACCCAATGCTCGTCTGTGAAATTCTCAAGTCCAGCAGGAATCTCCTTTACACCTGAACCCGTTACAAGAACATTTACTCCTTGAGAAACCAAGTGAAACGCTTTGTTTTCCGCCGCTAATTTTGCTGCATCAGTTGAATTGACTGATTTTTTTAAATGAATGATCATATTTCCCCTTTAATCAGGTTTACGAATGTTAAAATCCCTTTTGCTTTATTCCCACTATCAACAACTGGCAAATAAAGAATTGGGAACGAATATTTTTTGATTTGTTGTAGTAAGTCGTTTACGGTTGCTGTTTCTTGAATCACCAATGGTTTCCCGTTCATGATTTCAGAAATACTTTCTTGGTTGAGATTCCCTTTTGTACGGATCAGGCTTTTGCGAATATCAGCATTGGAAATCAATCCTTTTAAATCAGCTGATTTGTTGATTACCAAGGCAAATCCTAATTTACCATCTTCAACTGCATTTAAAACTTCCAATACCGAAGAGTTTTCATCAATTACAGGAGATTCTGACAATGGAATCATGAAATCTTTCACCACAAACTGAGAATCTACATTTCGTTTGGTCAAATCCATCAACGCATGTCCAACACTTGGAGCATTGAATAAATAGGATCCAGAAACGGAAGTATGAACTCCCATATTTCTCAGAATAAATGAAACTTCTCCATTTACTCCGCCATCTACATGAACTGATTTTGAAGGATATTTGTGTTGAAAATCACGAATTTTCTTAAAATTAACCGCATCAAAAACACCTCCACTTTGACCTGGAACAGTTGCCATCATCAGAATGAAATCAAAATTGCCGTATTTATCAAATGACTCAACAGAAGTTGGAGTGATAATTCCCAATCCTTTTTTTCCTGTGATATCTGAAGGAATAACCAATTCTTCTTCCAAATCTTCTAATTGAAAAGTAACGTATTCAACTGGAACCTCTCTCAATAAATCATAATATTTCGAAGGATTTTTGGTAATAATATGCAAGTCGATTGGAATATTACACCACGATCGAATTTGGCGTATATCATCAAAAACACTTGGATTGTCATTGCAATCAACATGTAGCAAATCGACATGATGTGCAGCTAAATCTTGAATTGTTTCCGACAGGTCCCGTTTCTTATCCGAATAAATCGAAGCAGATATTCTCATGAAACAAAAATAGCGAAAGAATTCCCTTTAGAAGACATAATGAAAGAATGATATTAACAGAATCCACCCAAAAGTTGATCAATATTTTAACAACTGGTTTTATTTGCCACGTCTAAAGTGAAAATAAAAATCAACTCACTTTTTGAGACAAAAAGCGTTTTGCTTGTGAAGGAGTTGGCAAAGCACAAAAACTTGGGGCCAATCGCATTCTTCTTTTAGCAATCATGCTGTAAATTCCATCCCGAATGAATCGTGGACAAATCCAGCCTACCTTTCCCAAAGTGAATGGAAAACGCAAATAATTCAAAACCTTAAGCGCTGCTGTGGAGCGTTTATTCAATTTATTTCCGTCCCAAAAATAAAATGTTGACAGATCAATTTCAGTTATTCCTAAGTCCTTGAAAAATACTTTTGCAAAATCATTTTGAAGTGCACAAAAATGGATTTCAGAATTTTTCTCCTTATTCAGAACAAACTGAACCGTTTTATTGCAAAATCCGCAATCTCCATCATAAAAAATTATTGGTTTGTCCATCAGAACAAAGATACTAAATAGAAGGAGAATCGTATTTTTGAGGAAAGAAGATAAAAAAAACAAGAGGAAGAGGAGTTAAGTAATCTCTGCAGCCTTCTTTTCTTTGCTGTAAATAGAACAGAAATATTGAACCGCAAAGAGTGAAAGAGCGCAAAGGCTTAAAAAATTTCCTCTTATCAACTAAATTATAAAACAAGTATAAAAATGAATTTTGGAATTTTACTTTCTGGCTGTGGTGTTTATGATGGTGCAGAAATTCAGGAAGCTGTATTGAGTATGTTAGCCGTATCCGAGTTGGGCGATTCTTATACATGTATTGGTGTAAATGCCGATCAATTTCATGTAATCAATCACCTAACAGGAGAGCCAATGAACGAATCTCGTAATATGCTTGTGGAAGCTGCAAGAATTGCGCGGGGAAACATTGTTCCCATTCAAGATATTCAACCACGAGATATTGATGCATTAATTATTCCAGGTGGATTTGGTAGCGCTAAAAACTTCACCAAATGGGCTTTTGACGGTCCAGATGGAACTATTTTACCCGAAGTGAAGTTATTAATTGTAAACCTTGTAAATATTGGAAAACCAATTGCAGCTTTATGCGTGAGTCCAGTTGTTGTTGCCAAAGCACTAGAAGGTTCAACTATTCATCCATCTTTGACTTTAGGCACAACTACAGAATCTTCTCCTTATGATATAGAAGCATTTTCTCAAGGATTGCAAAAAACGGGCGCAGAAACGACTTACAAAACCATACACGAAATCCACGTGGATAAAGTCAATAAAATCATCACTGCTCCATGTTATATGATGGATGCATCAATCAGCGATGTGTGGAAAAATATCCGAGAAGCAATCACTGAATTGAAAAAATTAGCAACTATATGATTCCAAATTACAACGAACGTGCTGCAACTTACAAAGTTACTGTAAATCAACTCAATAAAAAACTTCAGCTCATTGGTTGGTCGAGATTAATTGTTCTAGTAATTTCAGCAACCTGCTTTTACTTTTCAAGAGATGAAAATGGAATTCCATTTCTAATTGGTGCCATTCTCTCCTTGGGTCTCTTTTCCTATTTGATCAATATTCATTTCAAAACAAAACGAAAACGTCAAGTTGCTTTGACTTATTTGTGGTTAAACAATTCTGAACGAGCATTTATCGATGAATCGAAACCCTATTACGAAGATGGAAATGAATTTTTAGACACCAAACATCCTTATTCGTTTGATATTGATCTATTCGGGCCTCATTCCTTGTTCCAGCATTTAAACAGAACATCTACTGTGATCGGAAGCGAAAAACTCGCTCAGTCATTGCTTCAAACTCAAAGTAAAGAATCGTTAAACAAGACGCAAGAAGCAATCCAAGAAATTTCAGAAGATTTAGAATGGAGACAAGCGTTTCAAGTCTATGCACGATTGGGAAAAGACAGCCAAGAAATCAGAAATTACATCGATCATTGGCAAGATTCCAAGCAATCTATTTCAATTCTAGCCATTATTCTAGCGTTTATCATTCCTGCTCTCGGATTAACAAGTATGATTCTTCTTTGGCAAACAGGAAAAGTGTATTGGTTTAACGTTGGAGTATTTCTTTTCACCGCAAACATGCTTCTCTTTGGAGCTATTTCCGGAAAAATTAGGAAAGAAATTGGAAAAACAGAACGCATCGGAGCCGCTCTTTTAGCTTACAGTGAAATGCTTCAACTCATTGAAAATCGGGTTTGGAAATCTGCTAGACTTCAAGAGATTCATTCGAAAGTTCATTCTAAAAATCAAGCGGCAAGTGCTTTATTGAAAGAATCATCTCGGATTTATGAAAATATGGACAGTATCAACAATGGCATGGCTGTTTTTATGTTGAACGGAACCATTCAATTTCATGTTCACGTTTTTAGATCATTGGTGAAATGGAAAAAAAATCACCGAGAATCTATCAATCAATGGATTGAGCAGATTGCAGAAATCGAAAGCTTACTCTCATTCAGTAATTTCAGTGTAAATAATCCAGAGTACACATTTCCCAATTTACAAAATGAATCCATTTTCTTTGAAGAATTAGGCCATCCTTTACTTTCGAAATCAATCCGGGTTTCCAATTCTATTGATTTTAGTCAAGAGCGATTTGTGATTTTAACAGGATCCAATATGTCAGGTAAAAGTACCTTTTTGCGAACCTTGGGAATTGGAATTATCTTATCCAATGCTGGTTCGGTTATTCCTGCAAAAAGTGCAAACTTCTCTCCACTTCCTCTCCTTGTATCCATGCGTTTAAGCGATTCTTTGGAAGAAAGTACTTCCTACTTTTTCTCGGAAGTAAAACGCTTAAAATTGATTATTGACAATTTAAAAAATGGTCCTGCTTTTGTGCTTCTAGACGAAATTTTGAGAGGAACGAATTCGGATGACAAGCAAAATGGAACCATCGGAATCGTTGAACAAATGGTTCGTTTGGGTGCCCTTGGAATGATTGCAACACATGATTTAGAAGTTTGCGAAACCACAAATTTGCATCCGACGTATTTAAAGAACAAATGCTTTGAAGTAGAAATTCGAGACAACGATTTGTTTTTTGATTACAAACTTCGGAATGGTATTTGTCAGAACAAGAGTGCAACATTTATCATGAAAAAATACCAAGTCATTTGAAAGCAAGAGCAAACATCGTCATAGCAATCTTATTCCCGCTGGTTGGGTTTTCACAATTAAGTGATATCACAGAGAAAATAACCGAAAACAAAGGAAATCTGAATGCTTACATTCATGAACCTGCTAAAAAAACAACGAAGCAAGTTCCTTTAGTATTGGTTCTTCATGGCTGTAATCAAGATGCGGATGAAATAGCGCGAAGTTCAGGTTGGAACGAACTGGCAGACAATCTTGGATTCTATGTCCTTTATCCTGAACAACGTGGAGTGAATAATATGATTAAATGCTTTAACTGGTTTTTGGAAAATGATCAAGAAAAAGACAAGGGAGAGATTGCAAGTATTCATGAAATGGTTCAATACGCCGTTTCGACTTACCAAATAGATGAATCCCGCATTTACATTTACGGAGTGAGTGCTGGCGCTGCAATGAGCGTGAATTACATGGCTTGCTATCCAAACACCATTAAATCTGGAGCAATTTTGGCTGGAACTGCATATAAACAAGTAGACTCTCCTATGAAATCATTTTCAGAGATGCGCGAACCAACCGTTTTTAGTGACGAGAATTTACGTCAAAAGATCTATTCGCAAGATTCCTTGTACAAAGGAGCGTTCCCACAACTCATCATTATCCATGGAAATGACGACAAAGTGGTGAATTATGGAAACGGCGAAGTTTTGCTCAAACAATGGAAAACTGTCACTAAAGTCGTTTCAGAAAGCACTAAAAATGTGAATATCAATGTAAATTCTCCCAAAATAACGCGAACAGATTACAAAGATTCGAAAAACAATTCCGTCATTATTTTCTATACAGCCGATAAATGGGGACATTATTTAATGATTGATCCAGGACCAAGTCCAAAACAAGGAGGTGAAGTAACCAAATATGCGAAAGATGGCGATTTCTTCAGTACGTATGAACTAGCGAAAGATTGGAATTTGGTTCCCTAGTTATAAGAAGTTATCAACCCCTGATTTAATTCAAAAAGCTGATATTTAAAGCCATAGCCTGAATCAAGCAAACAATTCGTTCTTATTCTGTTAATATTTATAGCGAAAAAAGACTGGTTTTTTGATGAATCCATGTACTTTTGCACCAAAATAAGTTAGCCATTAGGCGAAACAATAAAGACATTTTATGAACGAATTTGGTAAACGAGGAAAAAATGCCGATTTGAAAGCAACAATCGGATTAGAAAATCTCGGTAACGTATTCTGGAATTTAACACCAGCTGAGTTAGTAGAGGATACTATTATCGGAGGTCAAGGTGTTTTAACAGACACTGGCGCAATCGCAATTGAAACAGGTGAGTTTACTGGTAGATCTCCAAAAGATCGCTTTGTTGTTCGCGATGCAAATACTGAAAACAGTGTTTGGTGGGGGGATGTAAATATTGCTGTTTCTACAGAGCAATTTGATGCATTATACAACCGCATGAAGTCTTATTTGATTGACAAAGACATGTATGTTCGTGATGCTTATGCGTGTGCTGATGACAAATTCAGAATGAACATCCGTGTGACAACTGAATTCCCTTGGTCAAATATGTTTGCTTACAATATGTTCTTGCGCCCAACGGATGCTGAAATTGAAGAGTTTGATGCTGAATGGAACATTGTTTGTGCTCCAGGGTTCAAAGCAGATCCAGCGATTGATGGAACTCGTCAGGCGAACTTCGCTATTTTAAATTTCACACGTAAAATGATCATTATTGGTGGTACAGGATATACAGGTGAAATCAAAAAAGGTATTTTCTCTGTATTGAATTACGTATTACCACACGAAAAGAATGTACTTTCTATGCACTGTTCCGCAAACGTAGGCGAAGCTGGAGATACTGCCATTTTCTTCGGATTATCTGGAACAGGAAAAACAACCTTGTCTTCTGATCCGAATCGCCGTTTAATTGGTGATGATGAGCATGGTTGGTCAGACAATACAGTATTCAACTTCGAAGGTGGTTGTTACGCAAAAACAATCGATTTATCGAAAGAAAAAGAGCCTCAAATTTATGATGCAATTAAATTCGGTGCGATTTTAGAAAATATTGGTTTCCACGAAGGAACTTCTACTCCTGATTATACAGATGGATCAATTACAGAAAACACTCGTGTTTCTTACCCAATTGATTTCATTGACAATATCATGACTCCATCTATTGGATCGGGTCCAAAAAACATTTTCTTCTTAACAGCTGATGCATTTGGTGTATTGCCTCCAATCTCTCGTTTAACGAAAGAGCAAGCAATGTATCATTTCATGTCGGGTTACACAGCAAAAGTTGCTGGAACTGAAGTTGGTATTACTGAGCCAACAACAACATTCTCCGCTTGTTTTGGAAAAGCATTTTTACCGCTTCACCCTGCGAAATACGCAAAATTATTGGGTGAAAAATTAGAAGGAACAGATATCAAAGTTTGGTTAATCAACACTGGTTGGTCAGGTGGATCTTACGGAGTTGGAAGCAGAATGAAATTGTCTTACACACGTGCGATGATTACTGCTGCACTTACTGGAAAATTGGATAACGTATCATTTGAAACACTTCCTGTATTTGATTTATCATTCCCTACTTCTTGCCCAGAAGTTCCAAGCGAGATTTTGAACCCTCGTCAAACTTGGGCTGACAGAGCTGCTTATGATAAAACTGCTTCTAATTTGGCAGATCAATTCGTTAAAAACTTCGAGCAATATGCAACGGAAACTTCGGCTGATATTTTAGCTGCAGCACCGAAAGTGATTGCATAATCGGATTTGAATTTTATAGATGAAGGCTTCTCAAATTGAGGAGCCTTTTTTGTTTATCTATTTCCACATACCTTGGTGTGTTTTTATCCCACAGACGAGAACGGAAGTACACGGAAGACAATTTCTGTTTTTTAGAATTATAGCTTTCCTATTTCTGGAAAAAACTCGAAGAAAACCACCAAAAAAGGTTGAATAGAAGAAGATAATTGAGTAAGTTTATAATCATGAGAGCATTTCTTTTTTCACTGGCTTGTTTCTTTTCAATAGGTTCAAATGCCCAGCTCGATTTTAAAAAAATATCGGATAGTTCTTATGTATTTTCAACCTATCATACTTTTGATAGTGTTCGTTATTCGGCGCATGGATTCCTGAAGATTACAGACCTTGGAGTTGTGATGATTGATACACCTTGGGATTCACTTCAATTTCAACCCCTGCTCGATTCGATTAAAGTCAAGTTTCATCAATCAGTTATTTTGGTGGTTTCGACTCACTGGCACGAAGATAGAACTGCAGGACTCGATTATTATAATCAAAAAGGAATTTCAACTTACAGCACTTACGCGACTAAAAATTTGTGTGTCGAAAACCATCTTCCGCAAGCGAAATACACATTTGAAGGAGATACGACCTTTCGAATTGGAAATACGATTTTCGAAACCTATTATCCTGGCGCTGGACATTCTTCTGACAATATTGTGGTATACTTCCCAAAGGAAAAAATATTGGTTGGTGGTTGTTTCGTGAAATCCATTGAAGCAAAAGACTTGGGAAATCTCTCCGATGCAAATATTGGAATGTGGCCCATTGCTGCGAAAAATCTGATTAAGAAATATCCCAAAGTAAAAACGGTGATTCCTGGCCATCAAAAAATAAGTTCAGGTAAAAAAGCACTGAAATATACCTTGAAGCTTACAAAAGCGAAATACAAAGGACGAAAATTGGATAAGAAAAAGGCGAAACATTAAGATATGTCACACATATTCAAGCAACATCTTCAAAAATTCATCTCCGTTTCGGAGGAAGAATTTGAAGCGATATTAAGTTATTTCAAAACGATTCACGTTTCCAAGAAGGAAATATTACAGCAAGAAGGAAAAATTTGTCGGTGGCAATATTTTGTACTAACAGGATGTCTACGGAAATTCATGACAAATGAAAAGGGAGTTGAAGTGACTACCGAGTTCGCTATAGAAACTTGGTGGTTATCCGATAACAGATCTTTCGAGCTTCAGGCGGAAGCATTATTTAGTATTCAAGCTGTTGAAAACTCAGAAATCCTGACAATTGATTCTCAATCCATGGAGAAATTATACCAGGACTTCCCTATTATGGAAAGGTATTTTCGATTTGTTTATCAGCGTGCCTTTGCTGCCTACCAAATGCGTATCAAGTACCTATATACTTTTTCCAAAGAAGACTATTTTTTCCATTTTTATGATTCCTATCCTCAGTTTGCACAGCGTATCCCTCAATATCTACTTGCTTCTTTCTTAGGACTTACTCCAGAGTATTTAAGTGAACTCCGGAAAAAGAGAGTTACAGCGACAGATCGATAAAATTCCGACTTAGAGCATTCATCTTAGTAAACTTCAAAAGAGAGAATTGATTTCTTAAACCAGCTTAAGTTTTTTGGACTATTTGTTCCTGACCTTTGTTTCATCATATAAAAACAAAGAAATGGAAAATAGAATCAACATTTTAGAGACAGAACCAGCAGCTACAAAAGCAATGTACGGTCTGGCGGGTTACATTGAGAAAAGCGCATTGACAAAAACACATCAGGAATTAATCAAATTGCGGGCTTCACAAATCAATGGTTGTGCATTTTGCATTGATATGCACACAACAGACGCATTGAAACACGGCGAAACAACACAACGTATTGTTTTATTGAATGCTTGGAGAGAAGTGAGTGATTTGTACACCAAAGAAGAACGTATCGTTTTGGCATTAACTGATGCTGTAACGTTAATCCACCAAGAAGGAATTCCAACAGACCTTTACAAAGAAGCAAGTGAGACGTTTGATGATAATTATTTGGCACAGATTATTATGGCGATTGTAACGATTAATTCTTGGAATCGCATCGCGATTAGTGGATTGTTTCAACCAGCGAAATAAATAAATTGTAAAAAGTAAAAGCCTCTTATGATTGAAGGTGAATTTTTCATTGATTCTCTTGGTTATAAATCATCTGATTTTTACCAAAAGGTATAAAATAAAGTCAATAAATCTGATGAAGTCAAAATCAAAAAAGCCAGATTAATAAAGGATTTTAGTTCTTAGGGATAAGTGCAAGATTATCCACCTGTTACCAGGGTAAGTAATGAAGTCTCACAAAAAAAATCCCGTCTTTCAACGGGATTCTTCATTTTGTTATGGTAGCTAACAAATCAATCGAGATCTGTCACCAATTGGTGCTTCTCGATTAATTTCCTCAAATTAATCAATGCATAGCGCATTCTTCCCAATGCTGTATTGATTGAAATATTTTCTGCTTCAGCGATGTCTTTAAATGAAAGATCTTGGAAAATACGTTTCTCGATAATTTCTTTTTGACTTTCAGGCAAATGCTGAATCAACTGAATCATTTGTGACTCCAATTCGTCTTTGGAAATACTTTGTTCGATATTTAATTCATCCATTTTAAGGATTGAAAAAATATTGAAGTCATCACTCTTTGCACTACGCTCATTAATCATCTTCATACGTCCTTGTTTGCGGAAATAATCAATAACTAAGTTCTGAGCAATACGCATAGCCCAAGGTAAAAATTTACCTTCTTCATTGTAATTACCCAATTTCAATGTTTGGATAATCTTTACAAACGTTTCTTGAAAGATATCTTCAGCGATTTCTCGGTCGCGCAATTTGTGATAAATAG from Fluviicola taffensis DSM 16823 carries:
- a CDS encoding KdsC family phosphatase, producing the protein MLKDFDVDGVTELSILDLEAVAEEYEVDFYSLLFKPLFVFDHLKSKIEKIKLLILDVDGVMTDAGMYFAESGDQMKKYNAKDGMGIMKAQEKGLLCAIISSAFTDKMVLNRAEVLNIKHVYVGRDQKITILRQWCEELSISLSQVAMIGDDINDLSIMREIGLSACPKDAVQEVKKEVDIVLTKNGGAGVVREFIDNFLLSEPLKEY
- the aroF gene encoding 3-deoxy-7-phosphoheptulonate synthase, whose translation is MIIHLKKSVNSTDAAKLAAENKAFHLVSQGVNVLVTGSGVKEIPAGLENFTDEHWVFPNDMQLASRDYRSETREVKIGNVTVGGKSGNTIVISGPCSVESEEQIRESSELLKSLGLTSLRGGCYKPRTSPYSFQGLGLEGLKLLSKMREEYGFSVVTEARDATHIDEIIEHADVIQVGAKAMYDQGILRACSKTQKTVLIKRGFGSTLQEFVQAAEFVLSGGNENVVLCERGIRTFETGTRFTLDLCGVEWLKHYTNLPVILDPSHAMGYAYGVAGLSRACIALGVNGLLVEVHPNPKVAKSDASQQLNHEEFKQLLQTLSPIASSVGYKMV
- a CDS encoding CBS domain-containing protein; the encoded protein is MRISASIYSDKKRDLSETIQDLAAHHVDLLHVDCNDNPSVFDDIRQIRSWCNIPIDLHIITKNPSKYYDLLREVPVEYVTFQLEDLEEELVIPSDITGKKGLGIITPTSVESFDKYGNFDFILMMATVPGQSGGVFDAVNFKKIRDFQHKYPSKSVHVDGGVNGEVSFILRNMGVHTSVSGSYLFNAPSVGHALMDLTKRNVDSQFVVKDFMIPLSESPVIDENSSVLEVLNAVEDGKLGFALVINKSADLKGLISNADIRKSLIRTKGNLNQESISEIMNGKPLVIQETATVNDLLQQIKKYSFPILYLPVVDSGNKAKGILTFVNLIKGEI
- a CDS encoding thiol-disulfide oxidoreductase DCC family protein encodes the protein MDKPIIFYDGDCGFCNKTVQFVLNKEKNSEIHFCALQNDFAKVFFKDLGITEIDLSTFYFWDGNKLNKRSTAALKVLNYLRFPFTLGKVGWICPRFIRDGIYSMIAKRRMRLAPSFCALPTPSQAKRFLSQKVS
- the elbB gene encoding isoprenoid biosynthesis glyoxalase ElbB, which translates into the protein MNFGILLSGCGVYDGAEIQEAVLSMLAVSELGDSYTCIGVNADQFHVINHLTGEPMNESRNMLVEAARIARGNIVPIQDIQPRDIDALIIPGGFGSAKNFTKWAFDGPDGTILPEVKLLIVNLVNIGKPIAALCVSPVVVAKALEGSTIHPSLTLGTTTESSPYDIEAFSQGLQKTGAETTYKTIHEIHVDKVNKIITAPCYMMDASISDVWKNIREAITELKKLATI
- a CDS encoding MutS-related protein: MIPNYNERAATYKVTVNQLNKKLQLIGWSRLIVLVISATCFYFSRDENGIPFLIGAILSLGLFSYLINIHFKTKRKRQVALTYLWLNNSERAFIDESKPYYEDGNEFLDTKHPYSFDIDLFGPHSLFQHLNRTSTVIGSEKLAQSLLQTQSKESLNKTQEAIQEISEDLEWRQAFQVYARLGKDSQEIRNYIDHWQDSKQSISILAIILAFIIPALGLTSMILLWQTGKVYWFNVGVFLFTANMLLFGAISGKIRKEIGKTERIGAALLAYSEMLQLIENRVWKSARLQEIHSKVHSKNQAASALLKESSRIYENMDSINNGMAVFMLNGTIQFHVHVFRSLVKWKKNHRESINQWIEQIAEIESLLSFSNFSVNNPEYTFPNLQNESIFFEELGHPLLSKSIRVSNSIDFSQERFVILTGSNMSGKSTFLRTLGIGIILSNAGSVIPAKSANFSPLPLLVSMRLSDSLEESTSYFFSEVKRLKLIIDNLKNGPAFVLLDEILRGTNSDDKQNGTIGIVEQMVRLGALGMIATHDLEVCETTNLHPTYLKNKCFEVEIRDNDLFFDYKLRNGICQNKSATFIMKKYQVI
- a CDS encoding extracellular catalytic domain type 1 short-chain-length polyhydroxyalkanoate depolymerase, which produces MKARANIVIAILFPLVGFSQLSDITEKITENKGNLNAYIHEPAKKTTKQVPLVLVLHGCNQDADEIARSSGWNELADNLGFYVLYPEQRGVNNMIKCFNWFLENDQEKDKGEIASIHEMVQYAVSTYQIDESRIYIYGVSAGAAMSVNYMACYPNTIKSGAILAGTAYKQVDSPMKSFSEMREPTVFSDENLRQKIYSQDSLYKGAFPQLIIIHGNDDKVVNYGNGEVLLKQWKTVTKVVSESTKNVNINVNSPKITRTDYKDSKNNSVIIFYTADKWGHYLMIDPGPSPKQGGEVTKYAKDGDFFSTYELAKDWNLVP
- the pckA gene encoding phosphoenolpyruvate carboxykinase (ATP); amino-acid sequence: MNEFGKRGKNADLKATIGLENLGNVFWNLTPAELVEDTIIGGQGVLTDTGAIAIETGEFTGRSPKDRFVVRDANTENSVWWGDVNIAVSTEQFDALYNRMKSYLIDKDMYVRDAYACADDKFRMNIRVTTEFPWSNMFAYNMFLRPTDAEIEEFDAEWNIVCAPGFKADPAIDGTRQANFAILNFTRKMIIIGGTGYTGEIKKGIFSVLNYVLPHEKNVLSMHCSANVGEAGDTAIFFGLSGTGKTTLSSDPNRRLIGDDEHGWSDNTVFNFEGGCYAKTIDLSKEKEPQIYDAIKFGAILENIGFHEGTSTPDYTDGSITENTRVSYPIDFIDNIMTPSIGSGPKNIFFLTADAFGVLPPISRLTKEQAMYHFMSGYTAKVAGTEVGITEPTTTFSACFGKAFLPLHPAKYAKLLGEKLEGTDIKVWLINTGWSGGSYGVGSRMKLSYTRAMITAALTGKLDNVSFETLPVFDLSFPTSCPEVPSEILNPRQTWADRAAYDKTASNLADQFVKNFEQYATETSADILAAAPKVIA
- the bla gene encoding subclass B1 metallo-beta-lactamase; protein product: MRAFLFSLACFFSIGSNAQLDFKKISDSSYVFSTYHTFDSVRYSAHGFLKITDLGVVMIDTPWDSLQFQPLLDSIKVKFHQSVILVVSTHWHEDRTAGLDYYNQKGISTYSTYATKNLCVENHLPQAKYTFEGDTTFRIGNTIFETYYPGAGHSSDNIVVYFPKEKILVGGCFVKSIEAKDLGNLSDANIGMWPIAAKNLIKKYPKVKTVIPGHQKISSGKKALKYTLKLTKAKYKGRKLDKKKAKH
- a CDS encoding Crp/Fnr family transcriptional regulator, which translates into the protein MSHIFKQHLQKFISVSEEEFEAILSYFKTIHVSKKEILQQEGKICRWQYFVLTGCLRKFMTNEKGVEVTTEFAIETWWLSDNRSFELQAEALFSIQAVENSEILTIDSQSMEKLYQDFPIMERYFRFVYQRAFAAYQMRIKYLYTFSKEDYFFHFYDSYPQFAQRIPQYLLASFLGLTPEYLSELRKKRVTATDR
- a CDS encoding carboxymuconolactone decarboxylase family protein — protein: MENRINILETEPAATKAMYGLAGYIEKSALTKTHQELIKLRASQINGCAFCIDMHTTDALKHGETTQRIVLLNAWREVSDLYTKEERIVLALTDAVTLIHQEGIPTDLYKEASETFDDNYLAQIIMAIVTINSWNRIAISGLFQPAK